GGCGCGGCCTGCGCCGGTTGCAGATCCTCGGTGTCCTCGCCGCGGGGAGCGGTTTCGCGCACCACCACCTGATCCTCGGGACCCAGGCGCCGCGCCGGCTCCTCGCGAGGCTTTTCCGGTTCGACCACCGGCGGCACCTCGAGCTCCCGGGTGCGCGGCTGGGGACGCGGTTGCGGCGGGCGCACCTCGACCACGACCGGCTCCTCGCGTTGCCGCGCGGATTTGGGACCCAAGGGCGGGACCAGCAGCATCAGCAGCAGATGAGCGACAAGGGACAGAGGAATGAACCACCAGAGCAGGGTGGACTGTCGTGGATGAAAATTCATAGAGTCGGCGGCAGCAGTCCAAGTCAAAGTCAGTGATGCGGATTATACCCGAAGCTGCCCCGCCGACACCAGTGGCGGCGCTGAAAATCCTGGCGCGGGGCCCTTTATCCCATGGCCTCGGGGGGGTTGACCACCCCGCAACCTTCGGCTATAAAGGCAAGTCGATGTATTTATAACCCTGTTTTGGAGGAGGACATTCACATGCATCTGGTAGATCAGATCAAGACCAAGGCGCGGGCCAACCTGCAAACCGTGGTGCTGCCCGAGGGTTATGACGACCGCATGATTCAGGCGGCGGGCACCATCGTTGCCCAGGGATTGGCCAGGGTGGTGCTTCTGGGTGATCCCGAAACCCTGTGGAACAAGGCGAAGGAACTGGGCTGCTCCCTCGACGGCGTGACCCTCATCGACCCGGCGCGCGCCGAAAAGCTCGACAGCTATGTCGCCGAACTGGTCGAACTGCGCAAGAAAAAAGGCCTGACCGCCGAGGAGGCGCGCAAGCTGCTCACCGGCAACGACAATCTTTACTTCGGCGCCATGATGGTGCGCCAGGGCGATGCCGGCGGCGCCGTGGCCGGGGCGTCCAACACCACCGGCGACGTTTTGCGCGCCGCTTTCCAGGTGGTGGGCACCGCGCCGGGCATGAAGACGGTATCCTCGGTGTTTCTCATGATCACCAAGACCCCCGAGTTCGGCGAAAAGGGCACCTTGCTCTTCGCCGACTGCGCCGTCAATCCCAATCCCGACGCTCAGGCTCTTGCCGAAATCGCCGTGGCCACCGCGCGCAGCTGCAAGAGTTTTCTCGGCGTCGAGGCGCGCGTCGCCATGCTTTCCTTCTCCACCAAGGGCAGCGCCCAGCATGAGGATGTCGATAAGGTGCTGAAAGCCCTCGAAATCGCCAAGGGGCTTGATCCGCGGTTGCAGATCGACGGCGAGTTGCAGGCCGATGCCGCCCTGCTGCCCAAGGTCGGGCAGAAAAAGGCGCCGGGTTCGACGGTGGCCGGCAAGGCCAATACCCTCATCTTCCCCGATCTCGACGCGGGCAACATCGGCTACAAGCTGGTCGAGCGCCTCGCCGGCGCCGAAGCCGTCGGTCCCATCATCCAGGGACTGGCCAAGCCGGTGAACGACCTGTCGCGCGGTTGCTCGGTGGAGGACATCGTCAACGTGGCGGCGATTACCGCGGTTCAGGCACAGGGCTAGGCAAATTCACAGAGAGACAAGGAACAAACAAAAAGGCCGACAGGGTTTTCCCATCGGCCTTTTTGTTTGTGGAGAAGTGTCCGTTACTTGCGCTGGAATTCGCGGGTGGCGAAAGAGTAGCGAAAATTCATGTGATCGGTATAGGTGCCCTCGAGAATGCCGACCACGTCCTCGGTGAACACCAGTTCCTCGTCCGTGGGGATGACGAACACCTTGACCCGCGACTCGGGGGTGGTGATCAGCGTTTCGGCCTTGCGCGTCATGGTGTTCTTGTTTTTCTCGCGATCGAGAATGATGCCCATGAATTCGAGCCCTTCCAGGGCCATTTCGCGGATTTGCCAGCCCATTTCGCCGACGCCCGCGGTGAACACCACCGCGTCGATGCCGCCGGTGGCCGCCGCGTAGGCGCCGATGTACTTCTTGAGGCGATAGGACTCGATCTTGAGGGCAAGAGCACAGCGCTCATCGCCCTTGGCCGCGCCTTCGAGCACATCGCGCCGGTCGGTGAATTGCCCGGTGATGCCGAGAATCCCGGATTTCTTGTTGAGGATGGAGTCGAGTTCCTTGGGCGAGAGGTTTTCCTGCTGCTGGATGAACATGGGAATGGCCGGATCGATGTCGCCGCAGCGTGTGCCCATCACCGCGCCTTCCAGGGGAGTCAGGCCCATTGAGGTATCGACGGAGACGCCGCCCTTGATGGCGCTGTGGGAGACGCCGTTGCCGATGTGCATGGTGATGATGTTGCAGTCCTTGGGATCCTTGCCGAGCAGGACCGCCGCGCGCTTGGAGACGTAGAGGTGGCTGGTGCCGTGAAAGCCGTAGCGGCGCACCCCGTATTTCTCGTACCAGTCGTAGGGCAGGGGATAGGTATAGGCATGCTTGGGCATGGTCTGGTGAAAAGCCGTGTCGAAGATGGCGACGTGGGGCACCTCGGGCAGCACGGAGCGGGCGGCCTCGATGCCGGCGATGTTGGGCGGATTATGCAGAGGCGCGAGGTGCTGGACGTCCTTGATGGCGTTAAGAACGTTGTCGTCGATCATCACCGAGCGGGTGAACTTTTCCCCGCCGTGCACCACGCGGTGGCCAACGGCGCTGATCTGCTGGATGTCCTTGACGACGCCGTACTCGGGGTGGGCGAGCATCTTGATGATCAGATGGATGGCGACCTGATGGTCGGGGCATTCATACTCTTCCCGGTAGGTGTCGCGCCCGGGAACCTCGTGAACGATGAAAGAATCGCCGATAGTGACGCGCTCGACCATGCCCTTGGCGATGACCTGCTTTTTCTTCCAATCAAAGAGCTGGTACTTGACCGACGAGCTGCCGCAGTTGAGAGCCAGAATATCCATGGAAAAGTTCCTCCTCTGGTGGAATCGTCCCGCAAGGCCCCCCAAAAAATGCAAAACGGCGTTTAGATTTCTCTTGGCCGTTTCCCCATTGCCTCTTTGGGCGGTGCAGGAATGCTATGGAACATTGAAGGGTAAAAACTGAAAAAGACGTTATAAAAGATATATGAGCGACCGGGTGATTGCAAGGGATTTCCTGGTGCCGCAGGAAAAGCCGATCCCGGCTTAGGGGTAGACAGGCAGGGGAAAGTTGTTGTACAGTGCGCCAAAATCACCCAGAGGAGGAGATACCCATGGCTCACACGATTACCGATGAATGCATCAATTGCGGCGCCTGCGATCCGACTTGCCCCGTCGAGGCGATCAGCGAGCAGGGCGACAAGCGCGTCATCGACGCCGCCGTCTGCACCGACTGCGGCGCCTGTGTCGACAGCTGCCCGGTTGATGCCATCCAGGCTTAATGCAAGCCTGATTCCGCAGTAGCATGGGGGGGCGGCCTTGGCCGCCCCCCCTCCTTTTCCCGCACCCTCGGTTCACCCGCGTGGTGGTATGGGTGTTGACGGCAGGAGACGCAAGGCATGTTCGGACTGGGCACCACGGAACTCATCATCATTCTGGTTCTGGTTCTGATCATTTTCGGCGCCGGGCGACTTCCCGACATCGGCAACGCCCTGGGCCGCGGCATCCGCAATTTCAAAAAAGCGGTGGATGCCAATGACGAGATCGACATCACGCCCAAGAGCGATGAGAAGCCCGCCGACCAGAAAGAGCAGGACAAAAAATAAGCACCGCCGGACGCCCACGCCCAGGCGTCGCGCCACAGAAAAAGCCGCCCCCAAGATTGGATGGGGAGCGGCTTTTTTCGTGTGGGCCGGATGTCCGGAAAGAACGTCTTACTGGTCGGCGGTCACCGGTCGGGAATCGACCACCTCGACGGTGAACTCGCTCATTCCCGGCGGCAGATTGCGAAACACGATGCTGAAGGCAATGCTTTGTCCCGGGCGCACGTTGAGATTGGAGAGGGAGTCGCCGAACTGGTTGTTCATCGCCTCCTCGATGCCGGCGTAGGGCAGGGTGCGCAACTGTTCGTCGGAAAGCGCGTTGCCGCAAAAGACGGTCTGCTGCAGGATCGGTTTGCCGGCGGCGTCATAAACCACGCCCTTGACCTGAATCGCCGAGCGGGGTTCGGTAAAACGATTGACCGCCTGGCCATGGATGACGAAAAGTTCGCCGGCCTCCTGATTGGCCACGAACAGGCTTTGCAGGGCCCGCAGGTCGATGCCTTCCTGAAGTCCGGGCGGCACGGCCTTTTCCCCGGTCAGCCCGAGAATCAGCTGTTCAAAAGCCTGGGGCCCTTTTTGCCAGAACAGGTAGCCGGTGATGGCCGTCAGAACGATGAGCAGCACCAGCAGAAAGACCATCAGCGAAGCCACCGGGCTTTTGCGCGGCGCCGGACGCAGGATCAGGGGTTCGGCGGCTTTTTCCCCGGCGGGCGTCAGGCGCTCCGCGGCGCCGGACGAAGGTCTGTTCGCGTCGGCCGCCGGAGCCGCGGAAAGGTTCGGGCGAAGTCCTTGGGACGGCGTGGGGAGGGGCTCCGTGTCGCTGAAAGAAAATTCCTCGTCGGCGTCGGCCACATCTCCCGCGGCGAAAACCGCGGCGCTTTTCTGGTGTTCCTCCTCCTCCTCATCATCATCATCCGCGGTGAGGGCGGCGCCGAGATCCTCGGGGGAGAAATCAAACTCCTCCTCTTCCTGTTCCTCGGGCGAACCGGCCTCTTGCGTCTCGGCAAAGCTGAAGTCGGCAAAGGCGTCTGTTTCTTCCTCCGGCGCGGGCATCCTCGGTGCGTCCCCCGCGCTGCCTTCGTCTTCGGTTTCGCTGAAGGAAAAATCGCCGAATTCGTCGGTGCCTTCTTCGGGTGGAAGGCTCCCCGAGTCGAATTCGAGGTCGTCGACAGCAACAGGCGCAGCCGCTGGGACCGGCGCCTCGAAGGCGGCGGGGGCGGCCGCATCACGGTCGAAGTCGAAATCGCCCAGGTCGAAATCGTCCTCCACTTCCTCGGGGGCCGGGGCCTGATCCGGCCCGTCAAAATCAAACGACTCGTCCGCCGTCGGCGCGTCGGATGGGCGGGGGCCGGCCGCGAAAGCGAAATCATCGGCGAATTCCCCTTGCGCTGCGGGCCCCGGCTCTGGGACCGCCACGGGAGGTGTTTCCTGCGGCACCGTTTTCGGCATTGAGCCTGCGGCGGGAGCGAGCGTCGCCGCAAGAGGTGCGTCCGTGGGCTGGGCGCGGAAAATGGCCCGGCATTTGGCGCAGCGCACCTTGATGCCCTCGGGCTGCATTTTTTCATCCGCTATGCGAAAGCGGGTGCCGCACTTCTCGCATTTGATGATCATGGGAAAGGTGTCTCCTCGGGCCTGACCAGATAAATATCGGCCAACTGGCGGTACTTTTCGTCGTAATCGAGACCGTAGCCGACGATGAACCCATCCTCCATGCTGATGCCGACGTAGTCGGCCTCGATGGCGACTTCGCGCCGGGCGCGCTTGTCGATGAGGGTGCAGATTTTCAAGGTACGGGGCTGTTGCAGGAGCAGTTTGTTGTAGAGGGCTTCCAGGGTGTAGCCGCTGTCGACGATGTCCTCGACGATGATCACGTCGCGGCCGCGAATGGGCGATTCGAGATTGTAGCGAAATTCGACGATGCCCGAGGATTGGGTGTCCGATCCGTAGCTGGCGAGACGGACGAAGTCGACGGCCGCGGGGATGCTCAGGGCGCGCAGCAAATCGGCGGTAAACAGCAGGGATCCCTTGAGAACCCCCACCAGAAGAACCTCGCGACCGGCGAAGTCCCGGTCGATTTCAGCGGCGAGACGTGAGATTTCGGCGGCGATGCGTTCCCGGGAAAAAAGCAGATCCAGGTTGAGTTCGGTCACGGATTCTCCATAAAATTAGATTTTAATAAAGATTGTTTTATAGCAAGATTCGCGCCGTCTGTCAATGAGTTCGTCCCGGCGAGCCGGGGGGCGACACGGCTTCGGTCGGGGGTGGCGGAGGTCGACCGGCTGTGCTAGAATCCCTCCCCATGAACCTTAACCCTGAACGGGAGGTGAGTGACGGATGAAATCCCCTGTTGTACTGCTCGCACTGACTCTCATGCTGCTCTGGGCGCCCTTGGTTTCGGCCGCCGAGCCGCGTTTTGAGATCGAGGTGTCCGACTATGATTTCGGGACCGTGTTCGAAGGGGAGAAAGTGGCCCGCACCTTTCGCTTTCGCAACGCCGGACAGGCGCCCCTGACCATCGACCGGGTGCGCTCCTCCTGCGGTTGCACGGTGCCGCGCCTCTCCGCCGAGGTCATCGCGCCCGGTGATGTGGCGGAGATCGAGGCGGTTTTTGACACCGCGCGCTTTCGCGGGCGCCAAGTCAAGACCATCTATCTCCATACCAACGATCCACGTCAGGAAGTGGTGCAGCTGACCATGCAGGGCGTGGTCGCGCAACTGATCGAAACCGATCCGGCGCGCATTGATTTCGGCGTCATTCGCAGCGGCGAAGTCAAGGAGGCCTCGGTGAGCCTGCACAATCGCGGCAAGGAGGCCGTTTCCCTGGGCGCGGTGAACCTCAGCCACCCCGATCTCAAGGCGGTTCTGGGTGCCGGGCAATTGGCGCCGGGGGCCTCGACGACCCTGCGGGTCACGGCCGTACCCACCCAGGAGCGGGGTCGGCTGAGCGGTTACGTCATCATTCCCACCAGTCATCCCGGCGTGCCGGAGTTGCGTCTGCCCGTTTTCGGCACCGTGACTCCCTGAGCGCTTGTGTCGCCGTCATGAATGAAACAAGGCGCCCCTTATGCGCACAGGGGGCGCTTTTTTTTATGTCCTGCCTTGCCCCGCGCGCGTTTCCAGAACGTCGATGATGCGGGTTTCAAGGCGCTGTCCCGTCAACTGGTTGATCTCGCGCAGGCAGGAGGGGCTGGTGATGTTCACCTCCAGCACCTTGTCGCCAACGATGTCGATACCGGCGAGCAGAATGCCTTCGCGGCGCAGCCAGGGGGAAAGCATGGCGCAGATGCGCCGATCGTTTTCGCTCAGATCGCAGGGCAGGCAGCGGCCCCCAGCGTTGACGTTGGAGCGAAAATCACCCGGCGCCGGCACGCGCCGCACCCAGCCGAGAATCTCTCCATCGAGCAGCAGCACGCGCTTGTCGCCGTCCTGAATCTCGGGCAGAAACCGCTGGGCCTGAAGAAAGCGCCTGCCTTCCTGCGTCAGGCTCGCGAGCAGCGGCCGGGCGTTGGAATCGCCCCGCCGGAGTTCATGGACGCCATGGCCGCTGCAATCCTCCAGGGGCTTGATGACGATGTGCTGCTGTTCGCGCAAAAAGTCTTCCAGCCGGTGTGTGTCGCTGCTCACCAGTGAGGCGGGAGCCAAAGCGGGAAACAGCGCCGGGATGAGCTTTTCGCAGTGCAGATGCAGGGTCTTGGCGGGATTGATCTGCAGGACGCGCGGCGGTAGGCGGTCGAGAATCAGGGCGGCATGCAGATAGGCGAGATCGACGGGCGGATCCTTGCGCATGAACAGCATCTCGGCCCGACTCAAGTCGAATTCTTCGGGTTCGGAGGGGCCAAAGAGTTCCGCGGCGTCGGGGAAACGCACGGGCCTGGTCATTGCCCAGGGGTTGCCGTCACGCAGGCAGAGGCCGTCCAGGGATGTCCAGTGAACTTGCCAGTCGCGTCCCACAAGTTCGCGCATCAGGGCCAGGGACGTATCCGTCGGCGGGTCGAGGCGCTCGGGTGGATCAATCACAAAGACCGCGTGCCTAGAGTTCATGGAATCCTCCGCCTTGGGTTGAAAGGGGCGCGGCGACGTCTATAATGTTAAGCGTTTTGCTCTGTTTTGCCAGTGTCGGCTGATTGATTGTCGGATCAGCAAGGAGGATCAATGAACGGCAAGTCCCCGGAGTTTGCTCGTCGGCGGGCCTTTCTCGGTACCCTGCTGGCGGGCATCGGCGCGGTTCTTGGCGCCGCCGCCTTGTATCCCGTGTGGCGGTTTCTCGCTCCGCGCAAGGGCGCCGAGGCCCAGGATCAAGTGGCGCTGTCCCGCGATCAGGTTCCCCTGGGCGGCGCCCATTTCTTTAATTTTCGCGGCCGTCCGGCGGTGGTGCTGCAAACCCGTGCCGGGCATTTCACCGCATTTTCCGCCGTCTGCACACATCTGGGATGCGTCATCCAATGGCAGGCGGCGGAGCAGCGCTTTCTCTGCCCCTGTCATGCGGGGCTGTTTTCCGCCGACGGAACGGTCCTCGGCGGTCCCCCCCCTCGTCCCCTGGAGAGTCTTGCCGTCACCCTGCGCGACGACCAGATTCTGGTCGGATAGGAGCCTTCATGTCTCTGCGTAAGCTCGTCGTCGACTGGCTCGATGTTCGCCTGGGCATCCGCGATCTCCTCGAACAGAACCTCACCAACTATCTGCTGCCGCGCAACATCAACATCTGGTACACCCTGGGCGCGGTGCTGCTGACCTTGTTCGGTTTGCAGTTCGTGACCGGCATTCTGCTGCTGGTCTACTACGTGCCCGATACCGAGCAGGCCTTCGCCAGCGTGCAGGCGATCATGAACGAGGTTCCCTACGGCTGGCTGATTCGCAACCTGCATGCGGTGGGCTCCAATCTCATCGTCGTCGCCCTGTTGCTGCACATGCTCTCGGTGCTGTTCATGAACGCCTACAAAAAGCCGCGAGAACTGACCTGGCTGTCGGGTTTTCTGATTTTCAACCTGACCTTGGCGCTCTGTCTCACCGGCTATCTGCTGCCCTGGAGCCAGTTGTCCTTCTGGGCGACCACCGTGGCGACGGAAGCACCGGGCGCGATTCCGGTCATCGGTGACGACATCGTGCGTTTCCTGCGCGGCGGCGCCATGGTCGGCGATACGACCCTCGGGCGTTTTTTCGCCCTGCATGTCATGGGGCTGCCCCTGGTGTTCGGGCTGCTCGTCGGGTTTCATCTGTTCTGCGTGCGCCGTGCCGGGGTCTCGCGTCCGCCCTTCGGCCCGGATTATCGGGGCGAGCCTGAGCGCTTCACCTTCGAGCATGAGCACCATGCGGGGGGCATTCCCTTTTTTCCCAATTACGCCGTCAAGGACGGCGCGGTCATTTGCTTTTTCCTGGCCGTGCTCGCCGCCCTGGTCTTTTTTGCTCCCAACCTGTTCATTCCCCCGTCGGCCTTCGAGCCGGCCGATCCCTTCGTCACGCCGCCGCGCATCAAGCCGGAATGGTATTTTCTCTGGGCCTACCAGACCTTGAAAGTTTTCCCCAGCGAACTCATCGGCCTGGGCATCCAGGGAGTTTTCATGACGCTGCTTGCTCTTTTGCCCTTCCTCGATCGCTCGGCCGAGCGCCGTCCGGCCCGACGCCCCCTGTTCGTCGTCTGTTTTGTCCTGGGGATTGTTGTATTCATCGGTATTTCCGTATGGGGGCATCTGTCATGAGGACGCACCTGAAGATGGGCAAGCACCTGGCGGGATGGCTGATGGTTGCGCTCTTGGCGACGCCCTTGGCGGCCTGGGCCGATGAGGGCAGCTGCATCGGCTGTCATGCCGCGCAGCCGGGAGCCTTGGGCGAGCCCGTCGCCCTGTGGCGCGGCAGCGTTCATCAGCTCAACGGCATCTCGTGCCAGGGTTGCCACGGCGGCGATCCGACCCTCATGAGCATGGAGGCCATGAGCCCGGATCGCGGTTTTGTCGGTGCTCCCGAGGATGCGGCGGTGCCCGCCTTCTGCGGGCGCTGCCATGTCGGGGTGGAGGAGGATTATCGCGATAGCGCCCACGGACAGGCCTTGGGAGCGGGCGGTCCGCAGTGCGTGACCTGCCACGGCAGTCATGCGGTGCGCGTGGCCAGTCTCGATTTGATCAATCCGCAGGATTGCTCGCGTTGCCACGATTACGGGCGCGCCGGCGAACTGCGCGCGGCTATGGAACAAACCGAAATCGGCATTCTCGCTCTGGAGGCGGATCTCAAGCGCCTGAAGCGCATCGGCGTCACGGTCGAGGACTGGCAGGGACGCCTGTTCGCCCTGCGCAACGATTTCCATCGGCTCTTTCACAGTGTCGATGTGGATCGCGTGCGCAGCCAGACCGATGATTTTCAGGCGGGGCTCTCCGAGATGCGGGGCGAGCTCGACGGCCTTCGCGCCGAATTGGCCCGACGCAAATGGATCGGCGGCGGCGTGGTGATCCTTCTGCTTGCGGCGAGCGGCCTTTTCGCCTTGCTGCGACAAAGTTATCGTCGCGAAGAGCATACGGATTAACCCAGGGTAGGATTCTATGCCGGTTTCCCTTCCGACCATTACGGCCGCTCCGGCGGCACTGCTGTCCCAGGTAGGGTTGGGTGTGGCGCTGAGCGTTCATCTGGCCCTGGGCGGCTTGCTGCTCGCCGGCTTGCTCACGGTGAGCGTGGCGCTTTTTTGGCGGCGCGATGACGCAGGTGCCCGACATCTGGCGAGCCGTCTGGCGACCTACCTGCTGCCGACGCGCGCCTTCACTCTGCTGCTGTTGTTGACCGCCGCTCTGCCGGCGCTGCTGGCCCAGGCGGCGTATCGGCCCGATTTTTCGGTGCTCTGGTGGCTGCCGGGATTGGTCTTGATCGCCATTGGCTTGCTCGGCGGCGAAGCCTGGCGTCAGCGCTTGCCGGTTGCCGATGCCGGTGAGGTTCTGCTGCAAGGCCTGGCCCTGGGAGCGGTTTTCTTTCTGCTGGGCGGGTATTTTTATCTGTTCTGCATGCTGAGCCTGGTGTTCATGCCGGGCACCTGGCCGGTGCTCGGCGCCATGCCCTACCTGCTTCCGTCCTGGAGCGCCCTCTTTGCCTGGAAACAGTTTCTCTGCCTGTCCCTGGCGCTGTGCGGCGCGCTGCTTCTGCCTGCGGGCCAAGGGGCGGAATCGGTCGTCGAAGACGACGAGGAACGAAGTCGGCTGCGCTTGGCGACGGCGCTCCTCGGCGTATTCCTGGTCCTGCTGCCTCTGCCTCTGGTGCTGGAACTGCTGGTCCTGCCCGGACCGGCTCTGTCTATCGCCGCCCTGGTGACGGCGGCTCTGCGGCTGACGCTGGCGGCCCTGATCCTGATCGCTTTGCTGCTCTTTCGTTCGGCGCCGCGTTTCCATCGGCTACGCCCCGTTGTGGTCACGGGTCTTTTGCTGCTCTTTGCGCTGTTCGCCGTGCAGGGCGAGTTCCACCGCGGTCAGGCCCTGGCCGAGCATGTGCCCGCGCGTGCCATGGGCCTTGCGCCGACCCCCGTGCCCGTTCTCGGCGCTGAGGGGATGTTCGCCCAGGAGGCGCCCGAGGTCCAGGCGCCGGGCACCTCCCTCGTCGAGCGCGGGCGCGAGGTGTTTGAACAGTCCTGCCGCGCCTGCCATGCCTTCGATCGGCGCCAGGTGGGTCCGCCCCTGCTGGCCGTTTTGCCCAAATACGCCGAGTCTCCAGAGAAACTCAGGGCGTTCATCGCCGATCCGGTTCCCGTTGATCCCGACTATGCACCCATGCCGCGCCTGGGACTGGCGGCCGCCGACATCGAAGCGGTGAGCGCCTATCTGTTGCACCGCCTGCGGGAGCAAGGCGCGGAGGGCCGCCCATGAGTCTTTCTCCCGCACAGAAGCGCACCCTGCGACGTCTCGCCCTGACGGCCGTCATTCTCGGGCATTTCGGCTTTTTCATCCTGGCGGTCGGGGGGGTGGGTTGGTACCGCGCCTCCGAACTGCCGCCCGCGCCGCAGCCCATCGCTTTTCCCCATCCGACCCATGTGCTTGGTTTGGGGCTGGCCTGCGCTTTCTGCCATGAGACCGTCGACCAGGCCCGCAGCGCCGGGGTGCCGGCCGTGGAAAAATGCATGAGCTGCCACCAGCAAATCGCCCGGGAGCGCC
This window of the Geoalkalibacter sp. genome carries:
- a CDS encoding cytochrome c3 family protein — its product is MSLSPAQKRTLRRLALTAVILGHFGFFILAVGGVGWYRASELPPAPQPIAFPHPTHVLGLGLACAFCHETVDQARSAGVPAVEKCMSCHQQIARERPEVQKLIRHWDEKTPIAWVRIHELPDFIYFSHKRHVRAGVGCDSCHGPVAVMAEVRRVRTLNMGFCVACHVRSGASRDCAVCHM